Part of the Paramisgurnus dabryanus chromosome 21, PD_genome_1.1, whole genome shotgun sequence genome, tggccattttgcctttatttgatagTGTGTAAGGAGAGGataggaaagtacagggaggagagaggggtatAGGATCGGCAAATGATCACGAGCCaggaatcgaactcgggttgCCGAAAGTGcaaaagcaccacatgtcggagtgttgcccactacaccatcgacTCCGACTCAAGACCCACCTattttttaagaccaatgatattggacccacaaactttttctctaatttagcgcataatgtctgttcacttgtcagagcggaaaactcgtcattggcagggaagcgttttctcttcattgacgagttaactcatcaatggcagggaaagagttaaacccCATTGTGTTTTTTACTACTTTTGCCTGCTGCGCGACCACAACACAACTAGATAAACAAAGATTTTAGGCTATaaaagcaattgtttaattaaaaggcaCCACAAAAGAAAATGACATCTACTCTAGTAAATGTTTTGGACCCACCCgcattttatttttgcttctgacACCCATGGAATAGAGACATGATGAGGAAATTAAGGTCATTTTCCTTACTGGccccttaaaggggacagagaatgaaaaaacatttttaccttgtctttgttgaataatggtagtctacccgcattcacaaacatacaaaaagtgctagacatgctaaacatctcagtctcatagaaattcctcttttagaaatgtcagccagaaaacggcccaatctgaaaaactgatgcttatgacatcacaggcatctaactgcccctccactttaaaataattggctaaattttaGCCAAGTttagccagtagggggagccaaataggtgcaaaaccacttgtttaaaatcccccaccctaatagagccacctgagagaggtttttaggaagcttctaaggcattacagacccaaacaaaatttttttgtctatatgtcacatcacaaaacaaGGATagataccccgttcaatcattctatgtcacctttaaaggggaaatatcatgaaaatctaatTTTTCCCATGTGTAAGTGctgtaattgggtccccagtgcttctatccatcgaaaatataaaaagaatcAATCAAGTAACTTAGTTATGCATgttaaaaaataggtaattgaaatttggctccccttgtgatgtcagaagaggaaaatttttgctcacacctacaaagtggcaattttatcatcctgtaataaattatctacaGTACTTTGCAAAAGTTTTAGGCCACCATGCaacaattagatttgttgtttttgcaatgttatagtgatcatatataattgttgctcagtctctttaataaaatacatccagaaaatatgggaaatgtgtatatagtattaaaaactgtataaaattgtaaattgatgtgtcaagtttttagggtaaactccccttcctcTTGaccaatagcaggaaactgcaggatctcttaaacttaaataaaattaaatcctaatttctaataataataataataagttttatttatatagcgcctttccaGAGCTCAAGGACGCTTTACATCAAAAAATGCGATTTTAACAAAATGACAATGATAAGGGTCACATAAGTACAGAAGAGACAAAGACAAGTCCAACAATACAAAACAGAAATTAAGATGCATATGTAGCACTTATGTCACTGCAATCGTAATAACTATGCTACTGGACCAGTTCTAGGTTCGTTGAGTGGTGTATGTTATATTAGAAAAGACACATGAGACATGAAAacttatataaattaattaGCAGTTTACTGAACAGGAATAAAAATGGAATAGTTAAGTTAGTAAGATAAatagaataattaaataaatatatcgaTATAAATTATTCAATAAATGTATTGATAAATATTTACCCCACAAAATGTAGAtcaataaataatcaataaatatttacagtaaaagatgtgtcaataaataatcaatgtagatcaataaataatcaataaatatTCATAGTAAAAGATGTATGtcaataaataatcaaaaaatatttacagtacgatatgtataataaataattttaaatcctttatatttaatcttttcttatttaaataagtttaaatggatttaactGGTTTAAGTATGGGTTTATTCTGGTTAGTTTTGTTCTTAGACCGGTCTATTAAATTTTAATCAGCTCTTTTAGAACAGTTGCTTTAACTATTTTTAAGCTATTTGTTTCTAGTTTCTTTTGAGTTAACTCTTCTTTCTTTaagggaacaggtaagtattttAGTGTGCTTATGTTAGTGTGATTGTTTCACTTTACAGGGTCTAACTCTTCTTTTGCAGGTAAGATGTAAGgaatttaaatgtttcttttgttttgtgcaatTGCTACACTTTGGAGTCTCACTTTAACAGAAAAacataaaaggaaaaaaaacaatacatcaaccaatttacattcatgcattcaCCTATTCACAAATTTCTCTATTCAATAAATCTAAATTATTGGGTTGCAATTTCAGAGTCCAATTCGATGTGTtcaaaagtcaatatccaatgTGATCAAAAGAATATAGCTCAGTGGTTCACTTTTTTCAGGTCAAACCGTATAAGCGATAAAAGTGTGGTGTTTCAGTTCTTGCAGGTTAGAGATCCTTGGGTTGGCTCGCCATCTGGTATCCAGTTGAAGTATCTGTTCATTCGTATGCTGTCTCGCAATACGCTGATTATCCAAAAGTCCGATCTGTCGTCGAGCTGTCCACAAACTTTTCCGTGTAGGGGAAAAAAACCTGGCCTGCACAGCAGGCCATAaagaaaatgtcaaataaataaataaaataaattatctcaACAGTAACAACTGCTTATTCTCATTTTTAACACTGATAACGGATGATTGCGATTCCTCTCGCTACTGACTGTCACCATGGTAACATCAACAAACTTGTTAAACAGTTTctcaaaacacaaataaatcaataaactcTCAAAGTATAAGAGAATAATCTtaatattacatacattttcccttttttaacataaaacattcataagCTGATACACATAGATTGTACACCGATAACTTGGTACACTGTAATATATTGAACTCAATGCACATGAAAACACAGTGAAACTCACCAAAACCGTCTTCAAAACACTCCTCAAAACCACCGCTAAGATATTATAGGGATGactcttgatgaacaaaatattaaaagtgTTAAATAAGCTTAATTTTGAAGTTTAGTTTAAGGTGTCTGGATTCCGTGTGTATCTTATCGATTTTCCGTTAGCATCTGCCgtttatgttaaaacaaaacaaaacaaaacaaaacagctcGTGCATAACTGTGAAagtgtcttaaagggacagtgaCATTAAACTAAAGGGATGGTTCAACATCATTAAAAGAATTGAAACCTTtacaaaatcaaaatattttaatatattgtgTTGTTTCTAAATAACTTATGTATTTATTGctatttattaattatattttatattattatatatattatttatatcacTAATATTATTTATGGTTCTATTTGAACTGTGGGttacacataacataacattcaGGGAGATATTGGGATAAATACAGCGTAATCAAATCAGCAAGAGTAGCATTCAGAAAACAGGTGTGTTTTGAGTAGTGATTTAAATTCAGTTATATTATTTACACTGCAGAGAGAGCGGGGAAGAGAATTCCAAAGTTTGGGTGCAATAGTAGAGAAAGACCTGCCCCCCATTGAAGAacaattttataataaaaaaaattcattctgctcaaaaacactcgagatgtgtttagtgccaaacaaaagtcacactaaacactgaagatgcctaaagaagacttTTATTCctgaaaatgtaattatttattttttatacatatttcctttattttctgtctttatctcaataaaatagattgaaaaataaacatggatggacattaaaacaacaagtctggtggtggtggcctaagacttttgcacagtactgtatatgatattttgagttAGAAgttagaacttcacatatgtactctggggacaccaaagatttatttgacatcttaaagtaTTGTAAAATATCCCCTTTAAAGTCATATATTCACTGTAAAGTCATAATTATAGTTTTATATATTGTTATTATATTGGCCACCCTGTTCGACATGTCAGATcactagttttttttattagttcCTGTATAAGTTCCCCATGTAACCTTTGTGTTTAGTtacacaaaatgtttttgttttgcaaaTCACAGTTTGATCGGTTTGTTGCACAATGTTCTCCCCAAATGAGCCCATATCAGCCAATGAGGTGTTCAGATGGCTGGTTGGGTTTCATACAGACTGTTGCAATCTCACAGTATGGCCATTCTTTGTGGCCACTTCCAAAGCTTATTTTCTCAGCATATCACATGACTGTTTTCACTGAACCGCAGCGTGATTTCCTGACTGTGACTGTGATTTTATCAGGTAAACATGGCCTGTCCCCTGATGAGACTGTAAACACTGTGAAACACATTGTGTCTCAGTGTCCTGCTCTTGACTTCGCTGGACTCATGACGATTGGCCGTTATGGTTATGACCTCAGTGACGGCCCCAATCCGGACTTCCAGGTGCGTCAGATGAACAACATCtcttattacatattttaaaacgaTGATGTTAAGTTTTGGTTTAAATATCAATGTGGTAATCCTGCCAACAAtcatcattttaaaaatgtcaatacTGTAGATAAATAAATGTGTACTTTGGTTTAAGATGCTTTTGAAAAGGCGGGAAGAACTTTGTGAAGGTCTTAAGATGCCGTTGGATAAGGTTGAGCTCAGTATGGGTATGTCTACTGACTTTGAACATGCGGTAAGTATTTCTTTATCCCTACATTAAATTTGACATGATATGGCCTATAGGTTCAATGGAAGATAGGAatgcataaataataataataataataatataaatgttgTAACACATTGATTATGATGCATTGATAATCCCCTAAAAATTGGTCTTTTATTAGATTGAGGTCGGATCCACCAACGTCCGTGTTGGAAGCACTATTTTCGGCACACGTGAATTTCCCAACACCCCAAGCCCCAGTCCAGAGAAAAAGCCAAGGGTGGTATGCGAGGAAGCAGCCAGGAAAATGGACCGACTAACCGTTACAGAGCAATGAATGATGGATACTGCACTGAATCTGGGATCGTCAAGTAGTTTTCCCAATGGCTGGTTTTACCATTCACCAGCTAAAAGCCTTTAACATGTCTTAACTATCACTACTGACCTGATCTTCTGAGGTGAAACGACTAGAAAGTTGTAGAAAAGTGTAATTTAActacttttaacacaaaatttactattgacagtgttttattatcAAAAGATCTCCAGACCACCAACCTctgcaaaaaaaacaaacaaaaaaagttgcTTTCGTGTTTTGAAGAGATACAGGGTCGGCACGTGTTCAGTTTTGTCGTGCAAACTGTACAGTATCTGAATTAATGTGTGCCATAATTTCTGTGAATTCAGTTGAATAGATTAAATAGTGGAAATCGTAAGTCttacaatttaaataaaacatgttttgtttttatgtgtgtaGGTATATTTTAGTGTTtgtataatgttttatttgtgacTGATCAGAAAGTTATCAAGTTTCAGTTATGGCAACATTTTAATTAAGGTTTCAGTTTATTAACATTAGTTTATgcacttaaataaaaaataaacaatacattaaTCTGTTAATGTTGTTTTATACAGTATCCCATTTCAATTAACAACTAACAATAATGTTTTATGAAGaaacacattttaataatgAAGAATAGTACATCATGAactaatattaataaattaaacatttatgtaGTGTTGCTAGTGAACTCCTTTTTGTAAATGATATAAATAACAAATGTATAGTATTATGTATCTTCTTGTTGCTGTGAAAGGTGTCAGTGACTTGTTTCTGGGCtgacgtgtatgtgtgtggtaTTATGCTGTGATTCATATAGTATCTATAGCTTCATGTCACCATAAACATTGTTGAAACTGAGCAGCATCAGCAAACAAAATTGATTTAGGATATTGAACAGAAATAAATGTGACTGTTTGGAAGAAACGCAGAAagaaatattttatgtttaggAAAAGCTGAAAGTCTGAGGTATTTTACTATGCAAGACAAGATGATGTGctgcatttaaaatgtttgtttagaGGTAATTCATCATATtttggttttaatgtttttaataaatacagTGCTGTGTCAAGTTaattatattttactgtttgtgGTCAAATGTGAGAAGTCAAATGGAGTTTTTCCCAATTGTGTATATTGTCAATAATATAGTTGTATCTTGTCAATAGATGGTTGTACATAAGTGATTAATTTACGCAAGGTGGAAAATAAAGGAAGTTAAAATGAAATCATCGGTTTGAAATGTAGAGATTCACATATTTAGGTTTATGTGtggtgcactggaaatagtaaaagttggattaacttaaaaaaaattgataacacctaaaaaaaaggaaaattttcacttaaagtgagaaaatttaagGTGAAAAATTCATATTTTTGGTGTTACCAACTGGAGTATTTTTTAAGTAGATCCAACattcactttttacaatgtgaagaaaatattttaattgtataTTAATTGTGTCGTATCTTATGACAAAACATCTAAAGATTGCagactttttttattaaaccaaCTTTACTATCTTTACTCTGAGCCATTTGTTCAATTATTTAACAATCTGCCTAAATTGCGTTATGGATGAAATTGGGTCTTTATTGCTATAATCTGTTGTGACAGACACACTTTCGTTCAATATGttgaaataaaaaactaatgcaATATCAACACTAAAACCCAGTAACATTCAAGCCAAATTTTGCAATTTTTAATACTATTGATACAACTGAAATACAACTGAATAATGATATATAATGCATTCAAAAAGAAAATTAACCAATCCACGCAAAGCTTGTTGTGTCATACCCAAAGAGACTCGAGGCTACAAAGGTGCTCTGAACACTCATCTAAGTGTGatattttagtattttaattaatgttttaataaatttaCAGGCATTTCTCAAATTCTGATTTCACTTTGTCATTATGGAGTGAGTGTAGATTAAtgataaaatttaatttaaatgattgtAGTATCAGCCTGCAATGTaacaaaattgaaaaaaaaagaaaagtttaGGGGTCTGAATACTTTGTTAATGTActgttattgtgtgtgtgtgaccatCCATTTTGATATAAGAAACAAGTACAAAGATGTCTGAAAATCCTATAAATCCTATAGTATCGAGACTGAATCAGAACCCTGAAAAtctagtttattttttattactgaCAGAAAATCCGTGGTCAAGccaatgaataaataaatcacatcATTAAACTTAAATAGAACAATGAGAAGAAACAAATCATTTTGTAAGAAAGtccctaaaatgttgaaatatttATGACTATTATGACGTAAGCCAAACTACACAAAACATGAGCCTAAGCCACAGATTCAAAAACCTCAACATACCTcactatataaatattttaaaaggaaAGAAGTGTAGaaataattagatttttcacATTTATCCATTATCAATTCTTTAAGTTAACAGTAAATATTGTGCACCCATAATAATAATCACTTAAAGCCATAACATTCTCATCACATGATTATTTTTAGGAGTTAATACTTACATTGTATACAGCAGAATAAAAGTCACATAACAAAGTGTGTTAATATTCCGCATGTTTCAAACTTAATTCAACATCTTTGTCTGAAAGTCCCACAGTCCTCACAAACTCAAAAGGAACCGtaatgcataaaaaaaaaataatggaatgACCCATTGGGCAATTTCATGCTTAAGAAACAAGTGACTCGAGGTGGCATCTCTAAAAGTCTATTTTAGACCAGTTTTTTGGCCTCAAAGAAGCTCTTGAGATGTCTCATTTGCCAGATGCCGGTGATGATGAGGATGATGGTCTGAGCGATGGACCACCAGAGAACTCGCTGGTTTGTACTTTCGCTGGTCATTCGGAAACGTTCTTCACGGTActgcaaacaaaaaagcaagcTTACTATACCAGCTGCAAGCGATTTACAGTCGGTTAAAGGCTAAATGGCTAGTCTGTTTCTGTCGACTCACCCTCTGGTAGTTCTGCTCCTTTTGGATTTGTTCCACCTGATCCAGAAGCTGTCGGGCTCTCAGCTGCAACTCCGTCAGCTTGTCTTTGGCTGCGATCTCTGGGTAGTTATTGGTGTGCTCCCCAACCTGAATGTCCAAGTGCACCCTCTACAGGACAGAAATACCAGCATATTCAatatattattacattttttttataatatatgaCCCTGTCTGtcaaatccaggctaaagtcttctAATCTATGTATGAGataaggagcatcaaagtttgattttaatatagtcTTAATCAggcaatattaaaaatatcatgattatattttcacagaatattatataaatcagaaaaaacatatgaatattatttataatattatttttattttacgttTATAAATGCAAGACACTCTACTCCAGTAAAAATCATACCAGTTTTCCACCAGCAAACAGTGCCATCTTGGAGGAGTTGGAGTGGAGGCAGATTTGATGCTCGCCCGGTGTGTGGGATGTGAAGGTGAAGCGACCATCTGAACCGTACTGTCGAGACAGTATGATCTGATGGAGACAGAAAAAGATGATACAAAAATTGTGCTTTTTAACTTAAACTGttctaaattaatttaaaaatcacattttttttcaaaggtataaaaaatatttgattttccATTTCAGTACAATGACAATGAAACCAAGTCTACCTTTGAATCTGGATCTTTGATTTCCACATGCATGCCTAAGCCAGGAGTGGATGGCAGAAAAGAGCCAGTCTGTTTGTCCCACatttgtgttttgtattttcCTAAAAGGACAAATGTTCAGGGTATATGATAAGGGTATTATTCAAAAATTAAACAACTCACAAACATATTAACATTCTTACAAATATAACTAGAATAAAAGTGTCTTGGTAAGGGTGACTTTTATCTCTTctgaatgtattttttattgtgtagGTATTATACTGTACAtcagaaaatatatatttagtctatatacaaatggcaccttatctgttatttataaaaactaaaaacaaaacataaacccgGCCTTTTTGTCAGATGTGGGTTGGCAGGGCGGAACTGGTCGCACCTGTATCTCAGGTACCCAACCAGGATGCTGCACCTGCCATATCCGTCATCGTAATAACTGTAACAACAGCTTTTATTTAGACAGCTGTGTACGAATCTGCATATAAATGCCTCAAATCTACACTTAAATAGGCTGTTTTGCATTTTACTGTCTTTTTATGTAA contains:
- the tmed4 gene encoding transmembrane emp24 domain-containing protein 4 encodes the protein MEMKAVVSYLGVLLLFVWLSSSQALYFHIGETEKKCFIEEIPDETMVIGKYKTQMWDKQTGSFLPSTPGLGMHVEIKDPDSKIILSRQYGSDGRFTFTSHTPGEHQICLHSNSSKMALFAGGKLRVHLDIQVGEHTNNYPEIAAKDKLTELQLRARQLLDQVEQIQKEQNYQRYREERFRMTSESTNQRVLWWSIAQTIILIITGIWQMRHLKSFFEAKKLV